A genomic region of Cyprinus carpio isolate SPL01 chromosome B11, ASM1834038v1, whole genome shotgun sequence contains the following coding sequences:
- the LOC109070997 gene encoding protein SAND-like, with amino-acid sequence MAADVYNKGALWEVKNGNLVPPDRLRQDRSESPTPGLVEGTEPGAGQEGAMFVHAQSFEDLTADSEPNISDKAAEVGDSNLGNVQEDALEGGEEEAQEGGLVVEQVEEGKEKVRSSNKAKEEDVTSETWRSHRKHMFVLSEAGKPIYTRYGTEEALSSIMGVMMLLMSFVEDKKNIIRSIHADGYRVVFLRKSPLILVGVSRTNCSDRELTRELQYVYYQIVSLLTLTQLNHVFQNRQSYDLRRLLSGSEHLTDNLLRLLDRDPGLLLSAVMCLPLASSARDMVSSSLQAAKAKNLVFSILLAGNRLVALVRKKDQFLHHMDLHLLFNLVGSSSAFRQGEGWTPICLPKFNPAGFFHAHISYLEPASDLCLILVSTDREDFFNLSDCKKRFLERLRKRSAYQSLQEALNTPSYPVSQVGIPELRHFVYKSKSSGLYTSPDFPAPYQAEEEHERLMGLYQHLHSCLHHPTRPLRYIYRCTETENLYALVTSGFELYLCFSPLGTKGLAVSAVNKLLKWIRKEEDRLFILSPLTY; translated from the exons ATGGCGGCAGACGTCTACAATAAGGGTGCACTCTGGGAAGTTAAAAATGGCAACTTGGTGCCACCAGATCGACTCCGGCAGGACCGATCGGAGAGTCCGACCCCAGGACTGGTGGAGGGGACCGAGCCAG GTGCTGGACAGGAGGGTGCCATGTTTGTTCACGCTCAGTCGTTTGAGGACCTGACTGCTGACAGCGAGCCCAACATCAGTGACAAAGCTGCAGAGGTGGGCGACTCGAATCTAGGGAATGTTCAAGAAGACGCTCTGGAAGGAGGTGAGGAGGAGGCGCAGGAGGGAGGTTTAGTGGTTGAACAGGTAGAAGAAGGGAAAGAGAAGGTTCGGAGCAGCAACAAGGCAAAAGAGGAGGATGTGACAAGTGAAACATGGCGGAGCCACAGGAAGCATATGTTTGTCTTGAGTGAGGCGGGGAAGCCCATCTATACGCGCTATGGAACAGAGGAAGCTCTCTCCAGCATCATGGGAGTAATGATGTTACTCATGTCATTTGTAGAGGATAAGAAGAACATCATACGCTCCATCCATGCAG ATGGCTACAGGGTGGTTTTCCTGCGGAAAAGCCCTCTCATCCTGGTGGGAGTCTCTCGCACTAACTGCTCCGACCGGGAATTGACACGAGAGCTTCAGTACGTCTACTACCAGATCGTTAGCCTGCTCACCCTCACACAGCTGAACCACGTCTTCCAGAACCGGCAGAGCTACGACCTGCGGCGCCTGCTGTCTGGCTCAGAGCACCTCACCGACAACCTTCTGCGGCTCCTCGACCGAGATCCAGGTCTGCTGCTGAGCGCCGTCATGTGCCTGCCTCTGGCCAGCTCGGCCCGTGACATGGTCTCCTCCAGCTTGCAGGCTGCTAAAGCCAAGAACCTGGTGTTCTCCATCCTGCTTGCAGGAAACAGGCTGGTGGCGCTGGTGCGCAAAAAAGACCAGTTCCTGCACCACATGGACCTGCACTTGCTCTTCAACTTGGTCGGCTCTTCGTCCGCCTTCCGACAAGGCGAAGGGTGGACGCCCATATGTCTGCCCAAGTTTAACCCAGCTGGATTTTTCCACGCACATATTTCTTACCTGGAACCGGCCTCGGATCTCTGTCTTATCCTGGTGTCTACAGATCGTGAGGATTTCTTTAACCTCTCCGACTGTAAGAAGCGGTTCTTAGAGCGCTTGCGCAAACGCAGTGCATATCAATCCCTGCAGGAAGCACTGAACACGCCAAGTTATCCAGTCTCACAGGTTGGCATACCTGAGCTGCGACACTTTGTGTACAAGTCTAAAAGCTCTGGGCTCTATACAAG TCCGGACTTTCCAGCACCATACCAGGCAGAAGAGGAGCATGAGAGGCTGATGGGATTGTACCAGCATCTGCACAGCTGCCTGCATCACCCCACACGTCCCCTGCGCTACATTTACCGCTGCACAGAGACCGAGAACCTTTATGCCTTG GTAACAAGTGGTTTCGAGCTCTACCTCTGTTTTAGTCCTCTGGGGACAAAGGGCCTGGCTGTGTCTGCCGTCAACAAGCTCCTGAAGTGGATCAGGAAGGAGGAGGATCGTCTGTTCATACTCAGTCCGTTAACATACTGA
- the LOC109069217 gene encoding E3 ubiquitin-protein ligase TRAIP-like — protein sequence MPIRAYCTICSDFFDNSKDVAAIHCGHTFHYACLLQWFQSAPNKTCPQCRKQVSTRHIINKLFFDIAPEDDGTPVDPESLQNELDRMKAVLSVKEKEWRDKQKSVDTLKDTIERQKKDLDRLRKEVGDKEMLCSVLRKQMNFLESQKNEGQAAKEEAKRLRVKMKTYESLDVVLQGQRSEVEAMITDMGVGQSAVEQLSIYCISLKKEYDNLKGSLKSSNEMCEKLKRELISSNSKLQKATTETNRTKEDMKALQNDLSNADKEITSLKKKVEILQRTLSTPTRTNEAISRLVFESPAPLELKPPGHGPMTDSQEIDLNLTFDINTPEQVEKKPVQVPSKKMRLDPSAPSFKNTENALGHSNARVKDDVMMGPMLRNSLLFRKNAFGSMLDPCKFGTVRSGYDGLGGRAKFIQPSPLSEIRPLAMKSKRKKVSRPVTSKPTSSLTTLDGFLE from the exons atgCCCATTCGAGCATACTGCACCATCTGCTCAGATTTCTTTGATAATTCCAAAGATGTGGCTGCAATCCACTGTGGTCACACTTTTCATTATGCCTG TCTTCTCCAGTGGTTTCAGTCGGCCCCGAACAAAACCTGTCCACAATGCAGGAAACAG GTCAGTACGCGGCACATTATCAACAAACTGTTCTTCGACATAGCACCAGAGGATGATGGGACGCCAGTGGATCCTGAGAGTTTACAG AATGAGCTTGATCGCATGAAAGCAGTGTTGTCTGTAAAAG AGAAAGAATGGAGGGACAAGCAGAAGTCAGTGGATACACTAAAAGACACAATTGAGAGGCAGAAGAAGGACCTGGATAGACTCCGCAAGGAAGTCGGAGACAAAGAGATGTTGTGTTCTGTCCTCCGG AAACAGATGAATTTCTTGGAGAGTCAGAAAAATGAAGGGCAGGCAGCCAAAGAGGAAGCCAAGCGACTCCGAGTCAAAATGAAAACCTATGAGAG TTTAGACGTGGTCCTacagggtcaaaggtcagaggtAGAGGCCATGATCACTGATATGGGAGTTGGTCAGTCTGCTGTTGAACAGCTGTCCATATACTGCATCTCACTTAAAAA GGAGTACGACAATCTGAAAGGAAGCCTCAAGTCATCAAATGAAATGTGTGAGAAGCTAAAAAGGGAACTGATCTCTTCTAACAGCAAG TTGCAAAAAGCTACTACAGAGACAAACAGGACAAAGGAGGACATGAAGGCACTTCAGAACGACCTGTCCAACGCAGACAAAGAGATCACT AGCTTGAAGAAGAAGGTGGAAATTCTTCAGCGGACGTTAAGTACTCCAACTCGCACTAATGAAGCCATCAGCAGACTGGTCTTCGAAAG CCCTGCTCCTCTGGAGCTGAAGCCTCCTGGACACGGTCCGATGACAGACTCTCAGGAAATTGACCTCAACCTGACCTTCGACATTAACACACCTGAACAGGTTGAGAAGAAACCTGTTCAGGTTCCATCTAAGAAGATGCGTTTGGACCCTTCCGc gCCCTCATTCAAAAACACGGAAAATGCGCTCGGACATAGT aacGCTCGTGTTAAAGATGATGTCATGATGGGGCCCATGTTAAGGAACTCGTTGCTCTTCAGAAAGAATGCATTTGGGAGCATGCTGGACCCATGCAAATTTGGCACT GTAAGATCTGGCTATGATGGACTTGGAGGAAGAGCCAAATTTATCCAACCT TCTCCTTTATCTGAGATTCGACCCCTCGCCATGAAGTCCAAGAGGAAGAAGGTCTCCAGGCCTGTTACAAGCAAGCCCACCTCCAGTCTGACCACTCTGGATGGTTTCTTGGAATAA